The following proteins are co-located in the Dyadobacter chenwenxiniae genome:
- the ettA gene encoding energy-dependent translational throttle protein EttA, which yields MSNETIIFSMSGVNKIIPPNRHIIKNIYLSFFYGAKIGVLGLNGSGKSTLLRVIAGIDKDIQGDVVFSPGYSVGMLEQEPKLDPTKTVREVVEEGVQEIVDLLNEFEKINEAFGEEDADFDKLLERQGEVQEKLDATDAWNLDNRLEVAMDALRCPPSDALVSTLSGGEKRRVALCRLLLRQPDVLLLDEPTNHLDAESVLWLEEHLRQYKGTVIAVTHDRYFLDNVAGWILELDRGEGIPWKGNYTSWLEQKQERLKKEEKTESKRQKTLQRELEWVRMGAKGRQAKSKARLGAYERLLGEEGREKEEKLEIFIPAGPRLGNKVIEAHNVSMGFGDRLLYENLNFALPPNGIVGIIGPNGAGKTTLFKLITGQLKPLSGHFDVGDTVELAYVDQEHDNLDPVKTVYQSIADGNDWIMIAGKQSNARAYVSRFNFGGGDQEKKVGNLSGGERNRVHLAMTLKEGGNLLLLDEPTNDLDINTLRALEEGLENFAGCAVIISHDRWFLDRVATHILAFEGDSQVYWFEGNFSEYEENRKKRMGSDLTPKRIKYKKLA from the coding sequence ATGAGTAACGAAACCATAATTTTCTCAATGTCGGGGGTTAACAAAATCATTCCTCCAAACCGGCATATCATTAAAAACATCTATTTATCCTTTTTTTATGGTGCTAAAATCGGGGTTTTAGGTTTAAACGGATCAGGTAAGTCGACGCTTTTACGCGTTATAGCAGGAATTGATAAGGACATTCAGGGAGACGTGGTTTTTTCTCCCGGATATTCAGTGGGAATGCTTGAACAAGAGCCAAAACTAGACCCTACCAAGACTGTAAGAGAGGTTGTAGAAGAGGGCGTTCAGGAGATCGTTGACCTTTTGAATGAATTTGAAAAAATAAATGAAGCATTCGGAGAAGAGGATGCAGATTTCGATAAACTCCTTGAACGTCAGGGAGAAGTGCAGGAAAAACTGGATGCAACAGACGCCTGGAATTTAGATAATCGTCTGGAAGTGGCCATGGACGCATTGCGCTGTCCGCCTTCGGATGCATTGGTTTCAACACTTTCCGGTGGTGAAAAACGCCGGGTTGCATTGTGCCGCTTGCTGCTTCGCCAGCCTGATGTTTTGCTTCTGGATGAGCCTACTAACCACTTGGATGCGGAATCTGTGCTTTGGCTGGAAGAGCATTTGAGACAATATAAAGGAACGGTCATTGCCGTAACCCACGATCGTTACTTCCTGGATAATGTCGCTGGCTGGATCCTCGAACTGGATCGCGGCGAAGGCATTCCATGGAAAGGAAATTACACTTCTTGGCTTGAACAGAAGCAGGAACGTTTGAAAAAAGAAGAAAAAACAGAGTCGAAACGCCAGAAAACATTGCAGCGCGAGCTGGAATGGGTGCGCATGGGTGCAAAAGGTCGTCAGGCCAAGTCCAAGGCTCGCTTGGGCGCTTACGAGCGCTTATTAGGCGAAGAAGGCCGCGAGAAAGAAGAAAAATTGGAGATCTTCATTCCAGCCGGACCTCGTCTTGGCAACAAGGTGATTGAAGCGCATAATGTTTCGATGGGCTTCGGTGACAGGCTTTTATATGAAAACCTAAACTTCGCTTTGCCCCCAAACGGCATTGTCGGCATTATTGGACCAAACGGTGCGGGTAAAACGACACTCTTCAAACTCATAACGGGTCAATTAAAACCGCTAAGCGGACATTTTGATGTCGGCGACACGGTAGAACTGGCTTATGTGGATCAGGAACATGATAATCTGGACCCTGTTAAGACTGTTTACCAAAGCATTGCGGATGGAAATGACTGGATCATGATCGCAGGCAAGCAATCCAATGCGAGAGCTTATGTGAGCCGTTTCAACTTCGGCGGCGGCGATCAGGAAAAGAAGGTTGGTAACCTGTCGGGTGGAGAAAGAAACCGCGTGCATTTGGCGATGACATTGAAAGAAGGCGGCAACTTGCTTTTGCTCGATGAACCTACCAATGACCTGGACATTAACACTTTGCGTGCATTAGAAGAAGGTTTAGAAAACTTTGCGGGCTGTGCAGTAATCATATCCCACGACCGGTGGTTCCTGGACCGCGTTGCCACACACATTCTTGCTTTTGAAGGTGATTCTCAGGTTTATTGGTTTGAAGGAAATTTCTCTGAATATGAGGAGAACCGGAAAAAACGAATGGGCTCAGATCTGACGCCAAAGCGCATCAAATACAAAAAATTGGCTTAA
- a CDS encoding LOG family protein, whose protein sequence is MQSIVVYCGSNPGKKPIYAETAYALGAELAKRNIRLIYGGGNMGLMGRVADGAMENNGSVTGIIPNFLAKLEVAHKTLTEIHFTETMHERKAKMASITDGVIALPGGYGTFDELFEILTWSQLKIFKGPVGLLNVNGFYDLMLLQLDKMVEEGFLHPDNQKLLVVADNVSGLLEKMEAFRVGNTENKPLDKSLYVDNN, encoded by the coding sequence ATGCAATCCATTGTAGTTTACTGCGGTTCAAATCCGGGCAAAAAACCAATTTACGCTGAAACCGCCTATGCCTTAGGCGCAGAACTGGCAAAAAGAAACATCAGGCTCATTTACGGCGGTGGAAATATGGGCTTAATGGGCCGCGTGGCTGACGGAGCCATGGAAAACAATGGCTCCGTGACCGGCATCATTCCTAACTTTCTTGCCAAACTGGAAGTTGCCCACAAAACACTGACCGAGATCCATTTCACGGAAACCATGCATGAGCGTAAAGCCAAAATGGCCTCCATTACAGACGGCGTTATTGCACTTCCGGGCGGCTACGGCACTTTTGATGAGTTATTTGAAATACTCACCTGGTCGCAACTGAAAATTTTTAAAGGACCGGTTGGCTTGCTGAATGTCAATGGATTTTACGATCTGATGCTTTTGCAACTCGACAAAATGGTGGAAGAGGGGTTTTTACACCCTGATAATCAAAAACTTTTGGTGGTGGCTGATAATGTATCAGGCCTCTTGGAAAAAATGGAAGCATTTCGTGTTGGAAACACAGAAAATAAGCCATTGGATAAGTCGTTATATGTAGACAACAATTAA
- a CDS encoding DUF349 domain-containing protein, with protein MENATLNDEYGYVKDSKVFLKGYLEFPDRQIGEVKRTEQEAIDYFKNRFNIVLNKVEQLEKEIDEALNKGSYLTKLIQLQRKLKGFDALGDFVPLLQRLEEKEEYLKGLIEVNQLKNLEIKRALIEDVKVAAAIEDYTTATDQIQEIKAKWIRTGPVEKEYQEEVETTFQQILDNFFQRRRDYFDEQNKINQFRIEEYEKLIKITKTLSYSRDLDDAYQKAREVRNAWNNIGEVPPKRFFKVNKAYRHFLKLFYDKYNLAKGIEPKVRVDPRIVEQQKLLQQAETLLRAPDIIEASQEAKVLLSKWKEIKIPFKMADKELAERFRMVCDKIFELSYLARVISRKYPAFELKSPEEQLRTKYRELEWLAKREKSDLEFAILEFDRTATGDPEQDKQAAGRINIQKRKVQMKEKILSEFERKLKTITG; from the coding sequence ATGGAAAATGCCACATTGAATGATGAATACGGCTACGTTAAAGACAGCAAAGTATTTTTAAAGGGGTATTTGGAATTCCCCGACCGGCAAATTGGAGAAGTAAAGCGGACTGAGCAAGAAGCGATTGACTATTTTAAGAATCGTTTTAACATCGTCCTGAACAAAGTGGAGCAGTTGGAAAAAGAAATAGATGAGGCACTTAACAAAGGATCTTATCTTACCAAGCTGATCCAGCTTCAACGTAAGCTTAAAGGTTTTGATGCACTTGGGGACTTTGTTCCGTTGTTGCAGAGACTGGAAGAAAAAGAGGAGTATCTGAAGGGTTTGATCGAGGTTAACCAGCTTAAAAACCTGGAAATCAAACGGGCATTGATTGAAGATGTGAAAGTTGCAGCGGCTATTGAAGATTACACCACCGCAACGGATCAAATTCAGGAAATCAAAGCGAAATGGATCCGTACAGGGCCGGTTGAAAAAGAATATCAGGAGGAGGTTGAAACCACTTTTCAGCAAATCCTGGATAATTTCTTCCAACGCCGCAGGGATTATTTCGACGAGCAGAATAAAATAAATCAATTCCGCATCGAGGAATATGAGAAGCTGATCAAAATTACCAAAACGCTTAGTTATTCGCGTGATTTGGACGACGCTTATCAGAAAGCGAGGGAAGTGCGTAATGCATGGAATAACATTGGAGAAGTGCCGCCAAAGCGTTTTTTCAAAGTCAATAAGGCTTACAGGCACTTTTTGAAATTGTTTTACGACAAATACAATCTGGCCAAAGGCATCGAGCCGAAAGTGCGCGTTGACCCAAGGATTGTGGAACAACAGAAATTACTGCAACAAGCTGAGACATTGCTGCGTGCACCAGACATTATCGAAGCGTCACAGGAAGCAAAAGTGCTTTTGAGCAAATGGAAGGAAATTAAAATTCCTTTCAAAATGGCTGATAAGGAGCTTGCAGAGCGTTTCAGGATGGTTTGTGATAAGATCTTTGAGCTAAGCTATCTGGCACGTGTGATCAGCAGAAAATATCCCGCTTTCGAATTGAAAAGCCCTGAAGAACAACTCAGGACGAAATACAGAGAGCTCGAATGGCTGGCAAAACGTGAAAAGAGCGATTTGGAATTTGCCATACTGGAATTTGACAGAACTGCAACCGGCGATCCTGAGCAAGACAAGCAGGCAGCTGGCCGCATCAACATTCAGAAGCGGAAAGTGCAAATGAAAGAAAAGATCCTTTCAGAATTCGAAAGAAAGTTGAAAACGATTACGGGGTGA
- a CDS encoding UDP-N-acetylmuramate--L-alanine ligase has protein sequence MSQISSLDKIHFISIGGSVMHNLAIALHLKGFIITGSDDEIYEPSVSRLAKYDLLPTVTGWFPEKITADLSAVILGMHARQDNPELAKANELGIKVYSYPEYIFEQSQNKQRVVIAGSHGKTTITSMILHVLNFNKRVFNYLVGAQIEGFDNMVKLSEEAPLIVIEGDEYFTSPLDPTPKFMHYQPHIALISGIAWDHFNVFPTWESYVKQFELLADSLPKAGGIIFDETDDMLNVIGQKERTDVVSTPYHAHPYKIEDGRTILVTPDGKEVSVLVFGNHNMKNISGAYAVCERLGITDDQFYEAIQSFKGASKRLELLGKTDTVSIYRDFAHAPSKVEATTAALKEQYPDRTLVACAELHTFSSLNKDFLSQYRRKLKSADIAVVYFNPVTVEHKRLEPISEDDIRTAFKREDLHVFTDSAKMVEFLKLQTWENANLLLMSSGTFGDLDLKALADSLLA, from the coding sequence ATGAGTCAGATTTCATCTTTGGATAAAATACATTTCATATCAATTGGTGGCAGCGTAATGCATAATCTTGCCATTGCGCTCCATTTAAAAGGATTTATCATCACAGGTTCCGACGACGAGATATATGAACCATCTGTAAGCCGGCTTGCGAAATACGATTTGCTTCCGACCGTAACAGGTTGGTTTCCAGAAAAAATAACGGCTGATCTCTCGGCCGTTATTTTGGGAATGCACGCTCGTCAGGACAATCCTGAGTTGGCAAAAGCGAATGAATTGGGGATTAAAGTGTATTCTTATCCTGAATATATTTTTGAACAAAGCCAGAACAAACAACGCGTGGTCATCGCCGGAAGTCATGGGAAAACAACCATTACTTCAATGATCCTGCACGTTTTAAACTTCAATAAGCGCGTTTTCAATTATCTCGTCGGCGCGCAGATCGAGGGGTTTGATAACATGGTGAAGCTTTCGGAAGAAGCGCCGCTCATTGTGATTGAAGGGGATGAATATTTCACATCGCCCTTGGATCCGACACCCAAATTCATGCATTATCAGCCGCATATCGCACTCATCAGCGGCATTGCGTGGGATCATTTCAATGTATTCCCAACTTGGGAATCCTATGTAAAACAATTTGAATTGTTGGCGGATTCCTTGCCAAAAGCCGGGGGAATTATCTTCGATGAAACCGATGATATGCTGAATGTAATCGGTCAAAAAGAGCGTACAGACGTTGTAAGCACGCCTTACCACGCCCATCCTTATAAAATTGAAGATGGCAGAACGATTCTGGTTACACCGGATGGAAAAGAAGTTTCTGTGCTGGTTTTTGGAAACCACAACATGAAAAATATAAGCGGTGCTTATGCCGTTTGCGAACGCCTGGGCATTACTGATGATCAGTTCTACGAAGCCATTCAGAGCTTCAAAGGCGCTTCTAAACGGCTTGAATTATTGGGCAAAACAGACACGGTGAGCATTTACCGGGATTTCGCACATGCGCCTTCCAAGGTGGAAGCAACGACCGCTGCTTTGAAAGAACAATATCCGGATCGGACATTGGTTGCCTGCGCAGAGCTGCACACATTCAGCAGTTTGAACAAAGATTTTTTGAGCCAATATCGCAGGAAGTTGAAGTCGGCTGATATTGCAGTGGTTTATTTTAATCCGGTAACCGTTGAGCACAAGCGACTTGAACCCATTTCGGAAGACGACATTCGCACAGCGTTCAAACGCGAAGACCTTCATGTTTTTACAGACTCTGCAAAAATGGTGGAGTTTCTGAAATTACAGACCTGGGAAAACGCCAACCTGCTGCTAATGAGCTCCGGAACTTTCGGTGATCTGGATTTGAAGGCATTGGCGGATTCGCTTTTAGCCTGA
- a CDS encoding OmpA family protein translates to MRISLLAVLFTSISFCANAQLENLGKTVNTEYNEINPIISPDGKTIYFSRVSHPQNTHGTKGSQDIWFSELKNDKWSQSRRLPAPLNKEDYNSLYSITPDGNTLLIKGSYKNGVYETRGFSTSKKTSRGWAAPNKLEIPGYAKISKGQFDCGYLSNDGKTLIMSFSEKKNSKVDDIYVSFKAKDGTWSKPMNIGPEINSEEFTETTPFLAPDGVTLYFSSDRKGGQGSNDIYYSKRIDKTWKRWSRPVNLGPAINSDGYDAYYTISALGDYSYMVSFKGTEGKGDVVRYNLKPTEVPGDTTEAPIAIVPVSDPVVMVSGKVIDSKTGKPVEATIIYESLADGEEVGTATTNPTTGEYKIILPYGQKYSMRAVAPDFIAEGENIDLSDSTATKGFKEITNKSLKLIPIEEGQIVRLNNIFFATGKSTLSSESFPELNRIAISMTENKTLTIELGGHTDNTGSAEFNIKLSQDRADSVREYLIGKGIEPDRVGSKGYGETVPVATNDTPEGQQQNRRVEFKILKK, encoded by the coding sequence ATGCGCATTTCATTACTTGCCGTGCTGTTTACTTCAATTTCCTTTTGTGCAAATGCGCAGCTGGAAAATCTTGGAAAAACGGTGAACACTGAATACAATGAAATTAACCCTATTATTTCGCCCGACGGCAAGACCATTTACTTCTCCCGGGTAAGCCATCCGCAAAATACGCACGGGACCAAAGGCAGTCAGGACATATGGTTTTCGGAATTGAAAAATGATAAGTGGTCGCAGTCGCGACGGCTTCCCGCTCCGCTGAATAAAGAGGATTACAACAGCCTTTATAGCATTACACCAGATGGTAACACCTTGTTAATCAAAGGTTCTTACAAAAACGGCGTGTACGAAACGCGCGGATTTTCGACGAGTAAAAAAACCTCCCGCGGATGGGCAGCCCCTAATAAGCTCGAAATTCCCGGTTATGCGAAGATCAGTAAAGGGCAGTTTGACTGCGGTTATCTTTCCAATGATGGAAAGACATTAATCATGTCGTTCAGCGAAAAGAAAAACAGCAAGGTGGATGACATTTATGTGAGTTTCAAGGCGAAAGATGGAACTTGGTCTAAGCCCATGAACATTGGACCGGAGATCAATTCCGAAGAATTTACCGAAACCACGCCGTTCCTGGCCCCTGACGGCGTCACATTGTATTTTTCAAGCGACCGCAAAGGCGGCCAGGGCAGCAACGACATTTATTACAGCAAGCGGATCGACAAAACCTGGAAACGGTGGAGCAGGCCTGTAAACCTTGGTCCAGCTATCAATTCCGACGGTTATGATGCCTATTACACCATTTCTGCGTTGGGCGATTATTCTTATATGGTCTCGTTCAAGGGCACGGAGGGCAAGGGAGATGTGGTGCGTTACAACCTGAAACCGACAGAAGTTCCGGGTGATACAACCGAAGCGCCAATCGCAATTGTGCCTGTTTCTGACCCGGTAGTGATGGTTAGCGGGAAAGTGATCGACTCTAAAACGGGAAAACCCGTCGAAGCAACGATCATTTATGAAAGCCTGGCAGATGGTGAAGAGGTGGGGACGGCCACGACGAACCCTACAACCGGCGAATACAAAATTATCCTCCCCTATGGGCAAAAATACAGCATGCGCGCGGTCGCGCCCGACTTCATTGCTGAAGGAGAGAACATTGATCTGAGTGATTCAACGGCGACCAAGGGTTTTAAAGAAATTACTAATAAATCTTTAAAGCTCATTCCGATTGAAGAAGGCCAAATTGTGCGTCTGAATAACATTTTCTTTGCCACAGGAAAATCAACATTGAGCAGTGAATCCTTTCCCGAATTGAACCGGATCGCTATTTCCATGACCGAAAACAAGACGCTTACCATTGAATTGGGCGGGCATACAGACAACACCGGTAGCGCCGAATTCAACATTAAGCTTTCCCAGGACCGGGCCGATTCCGTCAGGGAATATCTGATTGGAAAGGGAATCGAGCCGGATCGCGTGGGCAGCAAAGGTTACGGTGAGACGGTTCCGGTTGCTACAAATGATACACCTGAGGGCCAGCAACAAAACCGCCGTGTTGAATTTAAGATCTTAAAGAAATAA
- a CDS encoding acyltransferase family protein: MKNQENLHSANLPARRYDLDWLRVIAFAILIFFHVGMFFNFWEWHIKNDVITHAIELPMRFTSQWRMSLLFMISGAGMYFALGSRGPKAFLSERFVRIFIPLVFGIFVIVPPQIFLERLTQGETYSYGEFYKTIFDFTPYPAGSFSWHHLWYLVYIFLYSIIGLPLLLFIRRHNQLTASWVRLFGNPFTLILVPVLWHMLGNVLLGHFPTTHNLIRDWNEHFHDFTLFVTGFVLCTQTGFWETLKKYRKVNLVIWLIFTAILYAFYWIPRAEIEGGEIIFYNLLKTLNAWCILLSIFGYAYVYLQFSNRFLKYANEAVYPFYILHQTVIVCLAYPLINTALPWIVKFIYLSVATFLICLVIYHFLIKQLNILRIVFGLKRKKESTVKRSEEAVISLRS; encoded by the coding sequence ATGAAAAATCAAGAAAACTTACATTCAGCTAATTTACCAGCGCGTCGCTACGATCTCGACTGGCTGCGCGTCATCGCATTTGCGATCCTTATCTTTTTCCACGTTGGCATGTTTTTCAATTTTTGGGAATGGCACATTAAAAATGATGTAATCACCCATGCCATTGAATTGCCGATGCGATTTACGAGTCAGTGGCGTATGTCGCTTCTTTTTATGATCTCCGGTGCCGGAATGTATTTCGCCTTAGGGAGCCGCGGACCGAAGGCATTTTTGAGCGAAAGGTTTGTCAGAATATTCATTCCGCTGGTTTTTGGCATATTTGTGATCGTGCCGCCGCAGATCTTTTTGGAGCGCCTTACCCAGGGTGAAACTTATTCCTATGGGGAGTTTTACAAAACCATTTTTGACTTTACGCCCTATCCTGCTGGAAGTTTCAGCTGGCATCACCTTTGGTATCTCGTCTATATTTTTTTATACTCGATCATCGGTCTGCCATTATTGTTATTCATTCGCCGCCACAATCAGTTAACAGCAAGCTGGGTTCGTTTATTTGGTAATCCTTTCACATTGATACTCGTCCCCGTGCTCTGGCACATGTTGGGAAACGTCTTGCTGGGGCATTTCCCGACAACGCATAATCTGATCAGGGATTGGAATGAGCATTTTCACGACTTTACACTTTTCGTTACAGGCTTTGTTTTGTGTACACAAACCGGTTTCTGGGAAACACTAAAAAAATATAGAAAAGTCAATCTGGTGATATGGCTGATATTCACAGCCATCCTGTATGCATTTTACTGGATTCCGAGGGCGGAGATTGAAGGCGGGGAAATTATTTTTTATAATTTGCTTAAGACGCTGAATGCCTGGTGTATCCTCCTGTCCATTTTTGGTTATGCATATGTTTATCTCCAATTTTCAAACCGCTTTTTGAAGTATGCCAATGAAGCGGTTTACCCGTTTTATATTCTACATCAGACAGTCATTGTTTGTCTGGCTTATCCATTGATAAACACAGCATTACCCTGGATAGTAAAGTTTATTTACTTATCAGTGGCCACATTTCTGATCTGCCTGGTCATATATCATTTTCTGATCAAACAACTCAATATCCTGCGCATTGTTTTTGGACTAAAACGCAAAAAGGAGAGTACAGTTAAGAGGTCCGAAGAGGCTGTTATTTCTTTAAGATCTTAA
- a CDS encoding MFS transporter, protein MCIFRHQNLKRLSDFTTGAAYIADISTPEKRAQNFGLLGAAFGLGFIIGPVVGGLLEQYGTRVPFLAAAAFSLALCFAPKAG, encoded by the coding sequence GTGTGCATATTCCGGCACCAAAATTTAAAGCGACTTTCGGATTTCACAACAGGTGCTGCATACATTGCGGATATCAGCACACCCGAAAAACGGGCACAAAATTTCGGTTTACTGGGTGCTGCTTTCGGTCTTGGTTTTATCATTGGTCCGGTTGTCGGTGGTTTGCTAGAACAGTATGGAACCCGCGTTCCTTTCCTCGCTGCGGCGGCATTTTCTCTTGCTTTATGCTTTGCTCCCAAGGCTGGATGA
- the ispE gene encoding 4-(cytidine 5'-diphospho)-2-C-methyl-D-erythritol kinase, protein MLVFPNAKINIGLNIVEKRADGYHNIESCFYPVGWSDALEITVDEQFSFQADGIPIPGGASDNLCTKAYQMIATDYPLPPVKMHLLKSIPIGAGLGGGSADAAFAIKALDQHFNLKISFEKQLDYARRLGSDCAFFIPNKPAYCFQKGDISEDIELNLNGRWIVLVNPGMHISTAEAYSGIIPKRSEFDLRIVLKEPIGNWKHKVKNDFEATLFPKYPLLAEIKEALYKQGAGYAAMSGSGSTLFGIFDLEKDLSKHFAEFVVWQGRLD, encoded by the coding sequence ATGCTTGTATTCCCAAACGCAAAAATTAATATAGGCCTCAATATCGTTGAAAAACGGGCCGACGGGTATCATAATATAGAATCTTGTTTTTACCCTGTAGGCTGGTCCGACGCGCTCGAAATCACTGTTGACGAGCAGTTTTCCTTCCAGGCGGACGGCATACCGATCCCCGGAGGAGCATCTGATAACCTTTGTACAAAGGCATATCAAATGATCGCGACGGACTATCCACTGCCGCCGGTGAAAATGCATTTGCTGAAAAGCATTCCCATAGGCGCAGGGCTGGGAGGAGGATCTGCTGACGCGGCATTTGCCATCAAGGCTTTGGACCAGCACTTTAATCTTAAAATATCTTTTGAAAAACAGCTTGACTACGCACGTAGATTAGGGAGCGATTGCGCTTTTTTTATTCCTAACAAGCCTGCTTATTGTTTTCAGAAAGGAGACATTTCCGAAGATATTGAGCTGAATTTGAATGGAAGATGGATTGTTTTGGTCAATCCGGGAATGCATATTTCAACCGCGGAAGCATATTCAGGAATTATTCCGAAACGCAGTGAGTTTGATTTGCGTATTGTATTAAAAGAGCCGATTGGCAATTGGAAACATAAAGTTAAAAATGATTTTGAAGCAACTCTTTTTCCCAAATACCCTCTTTTAGCAGAAATCAAAGAAGCATTATACAAACAAGGCGCAGGCTATGCAGCAATGAGCGGATCCGGGTCAACCTTATTTGGAATATTTGATTTGGAAAAGGATTTATCGAAGCATTTTGCTGAATTTGTTGTTTGGCAGGGACGGCTGGATTAA
- a CDS encoding cytochrome c oxidase subunit 3 yields the protein MSSKPTTKLKENPFTKRREPLGFMLWLGVIGSSLLFTSIFIIFLVRMHRETGHMIVLPDMFWLSTLVILFSSITLHEANLAFASERFLHYRVFLGATLLLGITFILLQAGGWAEMMNAGIFEGVTTSSGLIYLLTGLHLVHIIAGVVYLSMLFQKAVKNRTYVDSFVYSVNPPNRLRIKLLTRYWHFTGALWLVVFLFLIILY from the coding sequence ATGAGCTCCAAACCAACCACCAAATTAAAGGAAAACCCCTTTACCAAGCGGCGAGAACCCCTGGGTTTTATGCTGTGGCTCGGTGTGATCGGAAGCTCGCTGCTTTTTACTTCTATTTTCATCATTTTCCTGGTCCGGATGCATAGGGAGACGGGGCACATGATCGTGCTTCCTGATATGTTTTGGTTGAGTACACTGGTCATTTTGTTTAGTAGTATCACGTTGCATGAGGCCAATCTGGCATTTGCAAGTGAGCGTTTCCTTCATTACCGCGTTTTCCTGGGAGCTACGTTGTTGCTGGGGATCACATTTATTTTATTGCAGGCAGGCGGCTGGGCAGAAATGATGAATGCAGGCATATTTGAAGGTGTCACAACTTCCAGCGGACTAATTTATCTTCTTACCGGCTTGCATTTAGTGCATATCATTGCCGGGGTGGTTTATCTAAGCATGCTTTTCCAGAAAGCTGTAAAAAATAGAACTTATGTTGACTCATTTGTTTACAGCGTGAATCCGCCGAACCGGCTGCGGATTAAGTTGTTAACCCGTTACTGGCATTTTACTGGCGCGCTCTGGCTGGTTGTATTTCTTTTCCTGATAATACTCTACTAG
- a CDS encoding helix-turn-helix domain-containing protein: MTPATLPVRADLFSVFILLGFVQGLILAYFFLSHSGGDKRPNLFLGGLILGMAILLGDVWLGYTNYMFRVLWLVDFSEPINLLLAPLAFLYIKISITQREEKANWLHLLPAIIYFLYMCVLIYPQGNAYKYNCNISAYHPEMEMMVSNRYGSDWMFFLKDRITDLTALSMVMYNLAGLYFLGNAFKKERLSFFTREKSALSWYRNFHLELTALVIIYLIVRLSFPHDLGDHIIAAFIAFIIYATSFTVLRRSLFFQDNNVRSARKYEKSSLTQEIRFTTLKKLDDLMNSEKVFLDPGFSLPMLAKRLGISTHHLSQILNEELGQSFFDFVANYRINEAQKLLRDEGSNFIKIEEIAQMVGYNSKSAFNTSFRKLTGYTPSEFKKNAVK, encoded by the coding sequence ATGACTCCTGCAACCCTTCCAGTTCGGGCTGACCTGTTTTCCGTATTCATTCTGCTGGGGTTCGTTCAGGGGCTTATATTGGCTTACTTTTTTCTATCGCATTCCGGAGGAGATAAGCGACCCAACTTATTTTTAGGGGGGCTTATATTAGGTATGGCCATTTTGCTGGGGGATGTCTGGCTGGGATACACCAATTACATGTTCCGGGTGTTATGGCTGGTCGATTTTTCGGAACCGATCAATCTTCTGCTGGCCCCGCTGGCGTTTTTGTATATTAAAATAAGCATTACGCAAAGGGAGGAGAAGGCCAACTGGCTGCATTTGTTGCCCGCGATAATTTATTTCCTATATATGTGCGTCCTCATATATCCGCAAGGCAACGCATACAAATACAATTGCAACATTTCCGCCTATCATCCCGAGATGGAAATGATGGTTTCTAATCGTTACGGAAGCGACTGGATGTTTTTTCTGAAAGATCGCATTACCGATCTCACCGCCCTTAGTATGGTGATGTACAACCTCGCAGGTCTTTACTTCCTGGGTAATGCGTTCAAAAAAGAGCGTCTTTCTTTTTTCACCAGGGAAAAAAGCGCTTTGTCCTGGTATCGTAACTTCCACCTGGAGTTAACAGCTTTGGTGATCATTTATCTTATTGTGCGGCTATCTTTCCCGCATGATCTGGGTGATCACATTATCGCCGCATTTATTGCATTCATTATTTACGCAACCAGTTTTACAGTCCTGCGCAGGTCACTTTTTTTTCAGGATAACAATGTCCGTTCTGCCAGGAAATATGAAAAATCCTCATTGACGCAGGAAATCCGGTTCACGACTTTGAAAAAACTGGATGACCTTATGAATAGTGAGAAAGTTTTTCTCGATCCGGGATTTTCGCTCCCTATGCTGGCAAAACGCTTAGGCATCTCGACGCATCATTTGTCCCAGATTTTGAATGAAGAATTAGGTCAGAGTTTTTTTGATTTTGTTGCCAATTACAGGATAAATGAGGCCCAGAAACTGCTTCGGGACGAAGGAAGCAACTTTATCAAAATCGAAGAAATCGCGCAGATGGTTGGTTATAATTCCAAATCTGCATTTAATACTTCTTTCCGAAAACTCACAGGTTATACGCCTTCTGAGTTCAAAAAGAATGCTGTAAAATAG